The Kocuria turfanensis genome contains the following window.
CGGTGGGTCCGCTGCTCGTCGACGAGGGGCGCGTTGACCTCGAGGACGCCCGGGACGCCGAGCGCGCCGGTGATCACGGCCAGTGCGGTGGAGAACAGGGAGTACCGTTCGTGGACCGCGTCCGCGCCGTCGGCAACGACCCGTTCGGCGATCCGGCGGGCGGCGTCGGCCTGGGCGCGCTCCCGGGCGGCGACGCGGTCCGCGCGCCCAGGGGCGGTCCCGAGGGGGGCCGGCGGCACCGGCACGTGGACGACCGGGACGTCGGCGAGGTCGGCGGGCATCTGCTCACCGAGGCGAGTGGCGTAGAGACGGACCTCGGCGCCGCGGGCGCGCCAGGCGCGCAGGATCTCCTGGACGTGGACGGAGGCGCCCTTCGTGCCGAACACGGGAACGCCGGGGTCGGCGCAGACGTAGGCGAGGCGCATCAGCGTTCGGCTCCTTCGGTGGCCGGGACGAGGCCGAGGGCGCCCTCCGGGACGGGAACCCGGACGGACCTCCGGTCGGCGGCCCGGCCGGCATCGTGGTGGGGATCCCGGAGGGGACTGTGGCCGGGATCCCGGCCGGGGTGCGGGGCGCTCCCCGGCACGGCAGACCACGGCGGAACCGCGCCCGGCAGGACAGAACCCGGTGGAGCGGACCCCGGGTGGGCCGGCTCCGGCGGCAGCAGCGCCCGCAGGGCGGCTGCCTGACCAGTGGCGTCGTGGTCCCGGGCGACGACCGCCCGGGCGGCGCGGGCCGCGCCCACCCGGTCGAAGCCGGGGTCGGCGACCGCGGCGAGCGCCCCGAGGAGCGCGTCGTCGTCGGCGGCGGGCACGAGGACCCCGGTGCGCGGGAGCTCGTTGCGGACCACCTCGGGGATGCCGGTGACGTCGCTCGCGATCACGGGCACGCCCATGGCCATCGCCTCGAGCAGCACCGTGGGCAGCCCGTCGGCGTTGCCGTCGGCGCCGATCGTGCACGGGGCCGCGAACACGTCCGCGGTGCGCAGCAGCCGCCCGATCTCGGCCTGGGTGCGGGGCCCGACCAGCTCGACGACGTCCTCGGCCCCGAGCTCCGCGATCAGGGCGCGCAGCGGCCCCGCCAGCTCACCGCCGCCTGCCACGGTGACGGCCGGGCGGCCGCCCATGTCCCGGTACCGGGCGGCCGCCCGCACGAGACGGTCGAAGCCCTTCTTCTCCACGAGGCGGCCCACGGCAACGACCCGCAGGGTCTCCCCCACCGGCCCCGGGTCCCGGTAGGGGAAGCGGTCGAGCTCCAGGCCGTTGCGCACGAGCCGCAGCCGGTGCGCCTGCTCGGGGAACGCGGCAGCCAGGTGCCGCCGGTTGTACTCGGAGATCACCACCACGTGCTCGGCACGTTCGAGGGTGCGGCGCAGCCGGGCCGGGTCCACGGACTCGTGGAAGATGTCCTTCGCGTGGGTCGTCACCGAGAACGGCACCCCCGTGAGCCGGGAGGCGATCTCGGCCACGTGCGCGGCGAGGGTCGCGAAGTGCGCGTGCAGGTGGGTGATGCCCTGCTCCACGACCTGGGTGGCCAGAGCCACTCCCTGGTGGACCTCCGAGGCCTCCGTGCCGGCCAGCTCGGGGAGCAGCTCGGCGAAGCGGGGCCCGAAGCCGGGAACCGTCTCCGCCGCGCGGGCCAGGACGGCCCAACCGGCGGAGGCCCGCTCGGGGCGGTCCACGTGGTGCACCGGCGCCTGGACGCGGGCCAGCTCGGGGTGGAAGCGGGGATCGGTGCTGTGCCGCAGGGCGAAGATCGTCAGGTCCTCGCCCTGGGCCTCCCGGGCCAGGACCTCGGTGACGACGAACGTCTCCGAGAAGCGGGGGTAGACCTTCAGCACGTAGCCGATGCGGTGGCCGCTCACCGGGGGCCCCCGGAGCGGGCCGGGGCGGCGGCCGGCACCGGCGGCAGGCCCGCGGGCAGGAGCCGGGCGGCGAGCACGGGGACGGTGCGCAACCCGTCGAGCCCGAGGTGGCGGCGCATCCGCACGGTGCCGACCACCCGGTGCAGCCAACCGCTGAGCGCGGCGCCGGTGAGGTCGGCGGCGCTCAGCACGTCCACCGCGCCGTGCGCCTGGAGGGCGCGGGCCCGGATCAGCTGCTCCTGCCGGGGGTGGTCGCGCGGCACCAGGAGCGCCGGGGTGTTGGTGGTGAGGATCTCGGCCACGGAGTTGTACCCGCCCATGGACACCACCGCGCTCGCGTCCACCACTTCCGCGAGCGCGTCGGGGACGGAGGGCAGGACGAGGGTCCCCGGCACGGCGGCGGCACGGACCTGCTGGGCGTGCTCCCCGGGCATCTGCGGGCCCGTGATCACCACGTGGCGGTAGCCGTGGGGCACCGGGGCGCACGCGGCGGCGAGGGTCAGGCGGTGGCCGTCGGAGCCTCCGCCGGCCATGGTCAGGACATAGGGGCGGTCCACGCCGCTCGTCCGCCGCCCCGCCGTCCGGCCGGTCGCGAGGTAGCCGGTGTGGCGGACCAGGTCGGCGAGCTCGCCGGGGATCTCGCCGGAGGCCACGGGGTCGTGCACCGCCCGGTCGCCGTAGACCCAGATCTGGTCGTAGACGTCCCGCACGGCGTCCAGGTCACCGAGCGCGGCCCACTCGCGGGCCGCGACGGTGGGCTCGTCGAGGACCTCGCGCAGGCCGAGGACCACGACCGTTGCCGGGCTCTGCGCCCGGAGCCGCCGCAGCGGTTCGAGCAGTTCCCGGTCCACGCCCCAGGCGTGGCGGTCGACGACGACGAGGTGCGGGCGGAAGCCCGTGAGGGCGGCGTCCACCATTCCCGAGCGCAGGGCGGTGAGGTGGGCCATGTCCACGGAGAGGTTGCGGGGGGTGTAGCCGGAGTCGCCCTTGCGGATGCCGGGCAGCACCACCCAGTCGAAGCCGTCCGGGCGCCCGTGGGAGGTGGCGGCGTCGATGCCGGTCAGCAGCATGCCCGTCACCGGGCGCCCGGTCAGCGCCGGCAGGTGCTGGGCGAGGGACCGGGCGAGCGCCAGGTTCCGGCGGGTGTGGCCCAGGCCCTGGGAGTCGTGCGAGTACAGCACCACCCGCAGCTCGTCGTCGCTCATCGTGTCCTCCTCGGGGGCGGCGCCGGTGGGTCCGGCGCCGGTGCGGCTGCCGCCCACTGTGGTGGAGGGACATGATGAGAACATGAGCCGTCGATGAAAAGGTTCTCATCCGGGCCGGCCCGCACCCGCCGGCCCGAGCCCCCGGACCCGCGTCCCTCACAGCTTGGCGAGCCGGTACCCCGCCCCGCGGACGGTGACGATGCGCTCCGCGCCGAGCTTGTTGCGCAGGTAGCGGACATACACGTCCACCACGTTGGACGAGCCGTCGAAGTCGTAGCCCCAGACCTTGTTGAGCAGCTGCTCACGGGTGAGCACCTGACCGGGGCTTTCGAGGAAGGCCCTGGCCATCGAGAACTCCCGGGCCGAGAGCTCGATCTGCTGGCCCTCCAGCACCGCGCACCGGGTCCCGGCGTCGAGCGCGAGCCCGCCGTAGCGGAGCTCGTCGGCACCCTGGTCGCCGACCGCCCGGTCCCGGAGCCTGGCCCGGACGCGGGCCAGCAGCTCCTGGAAGCGGAACGGCTTGGCGAGGTAGTCGTCGGCGCCCTGCTCCAGTCCCGCGACGGTGTCCTCGACGGAGTCGCGGGCGGTGCACATGATCACCGGGATCGAGAAGCCGAGGGAACGCAGCATCGTGAGCACCCGGAAACCGTCCATGCCGGGCAGGCCCACGTCGAGGACGAGCAGGTCGAACTCCCCGGTGCTCGCGTAGTCGAGGGCGCTCGTGCCGTCCTCGACCACCGTGGTCGTGTAGCCCGCGGCGCGCAGGCCCTTCTGGATGAAGCGCGCGATGCGCTCCTCGTCCTCTGCGATGAGGATGCTGGCCATGGAGTTCCTCTACTTCCCGGGCGATGCCGTGGTGACGTGGGTGCCGGACACCGTCGGAGCGTGCCCGGCGGGGTCCTGCCCGGCGGTGCCGGGGGCGGGCGCGGGGGCCGATGGGGGGCCGGGCAGGCGGAGCGTGAACGTGGATCCGTCCCCGGGGCTCGAGCGCAGTCCCACGGACCCGCCGTGGCCGTGGGCGATGGCGGCCACGATCGCGAGCCCGAGCCCGGAGCCCTCCACGGTGCGCCCGGTGTCGGCCCGGACGAAGCGCTCGAAGATCCGTTGCTGGTCCTCCGCTGCCACGCCCACGCCGGTGTCCCGGACCCACACCTCGAGCCGGCGCACGGGCAGGTCGGTGCCGGGCGCGGCCGGTTCGGTGGCCCAGGCCGCCCCCAGTGCCACGAGGTCGCCGGGGGCGGAGAACTTCACCGCGTTGGCCGCGAGCTGCAGGACGGCTTGGGTGAGCCGCTGCGCATCGGCCATGACCGGCCCCTCCGCCCGGGCCTCCAGCTCCCAGCGCCGGTCCCCCAGCGCCCGCAGCCGGTCCATGGTGTCGTCGAGCCACGAGGAGATCTCGACGGTGCCGGGGCGGACGAAGTCGGGCCGCTGGGACTTGGCGAGCAGCAGCAGGTCCTCCACGAGCCGGTTCATCCGCTCGATCTCGTCGAGGAGCATCGCCCGGACCTCCTCGACGTCGTGCGGGTCCCGCTCGTCCATCAGTTCGAGGTTGCCGTGCAGGATCGTCAGAGGGGTGCGCAGCTCGTGGGCGGCGTCGTCCAGGAACTGGCGCTGCTGGACGAAGGCCGTCTCGATCCGGCTCAGCATCGCGTTGAAGTTGGTGGCGAGCTGGCCCACGTCGGAGTCGTCCTGGGCCACGGGCACGCGCCGACCGAGATCGTCCGGGCTGATCTGCTCGGTGGCCCGGCGCAGGCGGGTGATCGGGGCGGTGACCCGTCCGACGAGGACGTAGGCGGCGAGCCCGGCGACGACCATCGTGAGGGTGCTGAGGCCCAGGTAGCGCCACAGCGAGTCGAGGACGATCCCGCGCTGGGCGCTCATGTCGAAGCCGACCACCAGGTAGCCCTGCCGGGGGTCCTCGTCCAGAACCACGGAGATGACCCCGAGGCGCAGCTCCCGTCCGTCCTGTTCGTGGTCGAAGACC
Protein-coding sequences here:
- a CDS encoding glycosyltransferase, which produces MSGHRIGYVLKVYPRFSETFVVTEVLAREAQGEDLTIFALRHSTDPRFHPELARVQAPVHHVDRPERASAGWAVLARAAETVPGFGPRFAELLPELAGTEASEVHQGVALATQVVEQGITHLHAHFATLAAHVAEIASRLTGVPFSVTTHAKDIFHESVDPARLRRTLERAEHVVVISEYNRRHLAAAFPEQAHRLRLVRNGLELDRFPYRDPGPVGETLRVVAVGRLVEKKGFDRLVRAAARYRDMGGRPAVTVAGGGELAGPLRALIAELGAEDVVELVGPRTQAEIGRLLRTADVFAAPCTIGADGNADGLPTVLLEAMAMGVPVIASDVTGIPEVVRNELPRTGVLVPAADDDALLGALAAVADPGFDRVGAARAARAVVARDHDATGQAAALRALLPPEPAHPGSAPPGSVLPGAVPPWSAVPGSAPHPGRDPGHSPLRDPHHDAGRAADRRSVRVPVPEGALGLVPATEGAER
- a CDS encoding glycosyltransferase family protein; its protein translation is MSDDELRVVLYSHDSQGLGHTRRNLALARSLAQHLPALTGRPVTGMLLTGIDAATSHGRPDGFDWVVLPGIRKGDSGYTPRNLSVDMAHLTALRSGMVDAALTGFRPHLVVVDRHAWGVDRELLEPLRRLRAQSPATVVVLGLREVLDEPTVAAREWAALGDLDAVRDVYDQIWVYGDRAVHDPVASGEIPGELADLVRHTGYLATGRTAGRRTSGVDRPYVLTMAGGGSDGHRLTLAAACAPVPHGYRHVVITGPQMPGEHAQQVRAAAVPGTLVLPSVPDALAEVVDASAVVSMGGYNSVAEILTTNTPALLVPRDHPRQEQLIRARALQAHGAVDVLSAADLTGAALSGWLHRVVGTVRMRRHLGLDGLRTVPVLAARLLPAGLPPVPAAAPARSGGPR
- a CDS encoding response regulator transcription factor; this encodes MASILIAEDEERIARFIQKGLRAAGYTTTVVEDGTSALDYASTGEFDLLVLDVGLPGMDGFRVLTMLRSLGFSIPVIMCTARDSVEDTVAGLEQGADDYLAKPFRFQELLARVRARLRDRAVGDQGADELRYGGLALDAGTRCAVLEGQQIELSAREFSMARAFLESPGQVLTREQLLNKVWGYDFDGSSNVVDVYVRYLRNKLGAERIVTVRGAGYRLAKL
- a CDS encoding sensor histidine kinase, whose translation is MSAGPRWERLRAELKSVRSRVLATTLVFLAVALLAVGGLTHYLRLVDLDESARQDIVQEAGELQRLAQRGPLGPDASPAEDLDTPADEPFTDLSQLFYTFMTTTVPGEHESILALVGGEPAFQHADLSRFQLDDPATLAAVQDRARPGQTVVFDHEQDGRELRLGVISVVLDEDPRQGYLVVGFDMSAQRGIVLDSLWRYLGLSTLTMVVAGLAAYVLVGRVTAPITRLRRATEQISPDDLGRRVPVAQDDSDVGQLATNFNAMLSRIETAFVQQRQFLDDAAHELRTPLTILHGNLELMDERDPHDVEEVRAMLLDEIERMNRLVEDLLLLAKSQRPDFVRPGTVEISSWLDDTMDRLRALGDRRWELEARAEGPVMADAQRLTQAVLQLAANAVKFSAPGDLVALGAAWATEPAAPGTDLPVRRLEVWVRDTGVGVAAEDQQRIFERFVRADTGRTVEGSGLGLAIVAAIAHGHGGSVGLRSSPGDGSTFTLRLPGPPSAPAPAPGTAGQDPAGHAPTVSGTHVTTASPGK